TGGTTTAGTTCGCGAAGGAGCTACTACCCGACAACTCGACCGCCGTGCAGAAGAATTTATCCGAGACCACGGGGCTACGCCTTCATTCAAAGGTTACAATAATTTTCCGTATAGTCTCTGCCTGAGCCCTAACTCGGTGGTAGTGCATGGATTTGCTACTGATGAGCCGTTGCGAGGCGGCGATATCCTATCAGTAGACTGCGGGGTATTCTTCAATGGCTATCACGCGGATAGTGCTTATACTTACCCAATCGGGGAGGTAGCGCCGGCAGTTCGGCAGTTACTGAAGGAGACGGAGGCTTCGCTGTATAAGGGCATCGAGCAGGCCGTGAGCGGCAACCGCGTTGGTGACATTAGTTACGCCATTCAGAATCATGTTGCCTCAAAAGGGTACGGTGTGGTGCGCGAGCTAGTTGGCCACGGAGTAGGTACTAAGCTTCACGAAAAGCCTGAAGTGCCGAACTATGGTAAACGGGGTTCTGGGCCGTTGTTGCAAACCGGTATGACGCTTGCCATAGAACCTATGGTAACCCTTGGTAAAAAGGACGTAGTACAGGAGAAAGATGGCTGGACTATCCGTACCCGCGATAAAAAACCTGCTGCGCACTTTGAGCACACGGTTGTTGTTAGAAAAGATAAGGCAGAAATTCTGACCTCATTCCAATACATAGAAAAAGCCCTTTCGCAGTAGCCCTTTATGGC
The genomic region above belongs to Hymenobacter psoromatis and contains:
- the map gene encoding type I methionyl aminopeptidase — protein: MATGTVQFKTEEEIDFMRAAAQLLAQVHGEVAGLVREGATTRQLDRRAEEFIRDHGATPSFKGYNNFPYSLCLSPNSVVVHGFATDEPLRGGDILSVDCGVFFNGYHADSAYTYPIGEVAPAVRQLLKETEASLYKGIEQAVSGNRVGDISYAIQNHVASKGYGVVRELVGHGVGTKLHEKPEVPNYGKRGSGPLLQTGMTLAIEPMVTLGKKDVVQEKDGWTIRTRDKKPAAHFEHTVVVRKDKAEILTSFQYIEKALSQ